CATCTACACCGAGGACGCGGCCCTGTTCGGCGAGGCCCTGGCGGCGCCCTTCCTGGCCGGCCTGCCGGTGATCGCCGGCCGCAACGCCCGGCCCGGGGATGTGTCCCTTGGCGACCTGGAGCGGGCCTCGCCGGCGGCCCCTTCGGCCCGGCCCGAGGACCATGCCAAGTACCTGCTGACCTCGGGCTCCACGGGACGTCCCAAGGCGGTGATTAACCTGCAGGAACGCATGGCCGCCAACGCCGCCCAGGTGGCCGCCTGCTTCGCCGACCCGGATCCGCCGGTGGTGGTCAACGCCGCGCCCTGGAGCCACAGCCTGGGCGCCAACGCCATCCTGCACATGGTGCTGCACCGGGGCGGGACCCTCTACATCGACGCCGGCCAGCCGGTGGAGGGCCGCTTCGGAGACACGGTGCGGAACCTCCGCGAAGTGGCGCCGACCTATCACAACATGGTCCCGGCGGGCTGGATGATGTTCGCCGGCGAGCTGGAGGCCGACCCGGACCTGGCCCGCAACTTCTTTTCCCGCGTCCGGCTGATGCAGTACGGCGGCGCCAACCTGGGGCAGGAGATCTGCGACCGCATCCAGGCCGTGGCGGTGCGCACGGTGGGCGAGCGGATCAGCTTCTCCTCGGGCTACGGCGCCACCGAGACCGGGCCGACGGCGGCCAATGTCCACTGGCCCAACACCCGAATGGGCCTGATGGGCCTGCCCCTGCCGGGCACGACGGTGAAGCTGGCGCCCCTGGCCGGCAAGCTGGAGTTCCGGGTCAAGGGGCCGCAGGTCACGACCGGTTACCTGGGCCAGCCCGAGCTTTCGGCGGCCAGCTTCGACGAGGAGGGCTTCTACCGCCTGGGCGATGCGGCCCGACTGGTGGACCCGGAGGACATCCGCAAGGGCCTGGCCTTTGACGGGCGCCTCTCCGAGAACTTCAAGCTGGCCAGCGGGACCTTCGTGAACGTCGGCGAGCTGCGCATTGCGGTGATTGGCGCCGTCGGCGACGCCGTGACCGACGCCATCGTCTGCGGCGAGGGCGAGTCGGGGGTGGGCCTGCTGTTCTATCCGCGTCCAGGCTACGCCCCTGAGGCGGTGATGGAAGCCGTGCGCACGGCGGTCGCGGCGCACAACGCCCGGGGCGGCGGCGGAGCGGGGCGGGTGGCCCGGGCCCTGGTCCTGCCGGACGGTCCCGACGCCAACGCCGGGGAGATCACCGACAAGGGCTACATCGCCCAGCCGGTGGCGCGGGCCTTGCGGGCCGCCTTCATCGGGCGGATGTTCGCAGGCGCGCCGGACCCCGGCGTGATGGTTTTCGAGACGGCCTGACGCAGAGGGCCACGACGGGCGGGGAGGCCCAGAGCACATGAACGGCGCCGACGCCCTGATGCGCACCCTGGTGGAAAACGGCGTGACCGCCTGCTTCGCCAACCCCGGCACCAGCGAGATGCAGTTCGTCAGCGCCCTGGACGGCCAGCCGGCCATGCGCCCGGTCCTGTGCCTGTTCGAGGGGGTGGCGACCGGCGCCGCCGACGGCTATGGCCGCATGGCCGGGACGCCCGCCTGCACCCTGCTGCACCTGGGCCCCGGCTATGGCAACGGCCTGGCCAACCTGCACAACGCGCGCCGGGCCTACACCCCCATTGTCAACGTGGTGGGCGACCACGCCACCTATCACCGCCAGTACGACGCGCCCCTGAACTCGGACATCCCGTCCATCGTCGCGGCCAACTCCCTGTGGGTGAAGTCGGCCGACAGCCCGGACGAGGTGGCCGCCGTGACCGCCGAGGCGATCACCGCCAGCCATGGCCCGCCCGCTGGCCCGGTCAGCCTGATCCTGCCGGCCGACGCCGCCTGGACCGAGACCTCGACGACCTTCGCCCCCGCCTCGCGCCCCGGCCCGAGGGCGCCGGACGGCGAGGCCGTGGAGGCCGCCGCCCGCGCGATCAAGGCCGCCAAGGCGCCCGTGGTCCTGATCGGCGGCGGCGCCTGCCTGGAGGCGGGCCTCGTCCAGGCCGCCCGTCTGCAGGCGGCGGGCGTGCGCGTCATGGCTGACACCTTCGTGGCCCGCCAGCCGCGCGGCGCCGGCGTCTTCGCCCCGGCCCGCATGCAGTACTTCGGCGAGGCCGCCCTTGAGGAACTGGCCGGGACCGACCTGATGGTCTTCGCCGGCACAACCCAGCCGGTGGCCTTCTTCGCCTATCCCGACCGGCCCAGCGTGCTGGTGCCCGAGGGCTGCGCCACCCTGTCCCTGGCGGACCGGGCGACGGACGCCGCAGCGGCCCTGCAGGCCCTGGCCGACGCCCTGGGCGCCCCGGCCTCTGGACCAGTCCAGCCCCTGAAGCGCCCGGCCAGCCCGGCCTCCGGGCCCCTGACGCCCCAGGCCTGTGGCGTAGCGGTGGCCCGCCACCTGCCCGAAGGCGCCATCCTGTGCGACGACGCGGTGACCTCAGGGGGTGGTGTCGCCGTGCCCTGCATGACCACGGTCCCGCATGAGGTCCTGGCCCTGACCGGCGGCGCCATCGGGATCGGCGGGCCCATGGCCATCGGGGCGGCGGTGGCCTGTCCGGACCGCAAGGTGGTGTCCCTGAACGGCGACGGGTCGGCCATGTACACGGTGCAGAGCCTCTGGACGATGGCCCGCGAGAAGCTGGACGTGACCGTGGTGGTCTTCGCCAACCACAGCTACCGCATCCTGAATATCGAGATGAGCCGGACCGGCGCCGGCCAGGCGGGCCCCTCGGCCCGCAAGCTGCTGGACCTGGGCGATCCCAACATCGACTGGGTGTCCCTGGCCCGCGGCCTGGGGGTGGAGGCCGTGCGCTGCGAGACCGGCGAGGCCTTCGAGGCCGCCTTCGCCAGCGCCATGTCCCAGCGTGGCCCGCGCTTCATCGAGGCGGCGATCTGAGATCCATCGCCGATGGTGCAACAAAAAGGGCCCGCGGGAGTGATCCCGCGGGCCCTCGTCGTTCCGGGGTGAGCCGGTGCTACTTGTTGCCGGGGAGGGCGCAGTCCCTGGAGAAGGCGCAGCCCACGGCGTTGATCGGCGTCAGGGGCTCGCTCTTGTACTCAAGGATGTAGCCCTTGAGGCCGTCGGCGCAGGCGGTCTCGAGGTAGGTCGTCCCGGCCGCGGTCTTGCCGACCACGCGGGTGGCCGAGACCTCGCACTCGTTCTTGCCCATCTTCTTCAGGTCCGCCGTGACAACCCGGTTGGAGGCTTCCGGCTTCGAGAACGAGCAGCGGTAGCCGACGATCGGCGCGCGGGCGCAGTCCACCACCTGGGTGGTCTCGGCCTTGGCCGTGAAGATGCCGACGGCGCCGTCAGGCCGGTTGCCGCAGGCCATCTCGACCACGTCCTTGCCGGGAGGCGAGGGGAAGGGGGCGTACTTGGAGACCTGGCAGTCGAAGCCAGCCTTCTTGGCCAGGTTCGAATAGAGCCCGGCCTGGGCGGTCTGGGCTTCCTTGGCGTCGGTCAGGGTGCAGCCGCCGAGCAGGGCCATGGCCTTCTCGCAGGAGGTGGCCTGGGCGAACTGGCCCTTCTCGACCTTGTAGATGTAGCCCTTTCCGTCCTGGCAGGACGCTTCGTAATAGCTGGCCCCGCCCTGGGACATGCCGATGTAGCGCCGGTCCTTGACCACGCAGCCATTGTTGGCGGCGGCGGCGTAACGGTCGACCACGGCCAGGCGGTAGGCGGCGTCGCGCAGGGTGCACTTGATGTTGCCGTCGCTGGCGTCGAAGACGAGGCAGTCGTTGGCCACCGCTGAGCCGTCCGGGTTGGCCGGAGCGTCGACCTGGAGGACGTAGCCCGCGCCGCCCTGGCAGGACACCTCGAGGAAGGTGTTCTTGGCGGTCTGGCCGATGCCGCGGGCGGCGTCCGGCGTGCAGCTCAGGCCAGCCTTGGTGAGAAGGGGCGCGAGGTCGGCGAGCGGGTTGGCGTTGCCGGGAAGCTTGCAGGGCAGGGACGGCGGCTTGCCATCCGGCTGGGTCGAGTTGGCCTCGATGCAGCTGAAGGCGGTGGGCTTCACGCCGGGAGGGGCCTGAAGGACGAATCCAACGCCGCGGTCGCAGTCGATCTCGTAGAAGCTGGTTTCAGCCTTGGTCTTCGGATCCTTCATCTTGCCGATCTGGCGGGCGTCCGTGACCTGACAGGCGATGCCGGCCGCCTGGGCGACGGCGGGGGCCTCGGCCATGCCCACGGTGCGCGCGGCGGCCAGGGCGGCCTCTTCCTTCTTGGAGGCCGAGACGGCTGCGACCGTTCCCATGGCCAGGGCCAGGGCCGCTGTGGCCAGGCCGATTGCGACGCGTTTCATGATGGGGTTCCCTCCGGGAATATCTGTTCCCAAGGCTCTTAATCCCATGCCGCCCGGAACGGCAAGGCGTCATGACCGGCAAACCCCTTCGCATGCCCCCGTGACGGTTTCTGGGCGGCCTCGCAGGGATTTGGGTTTGATCCCGGGCCGTCGAAGGCCGAGACTGGCGCCCAAGGAGTCCTGTTCATGCGCGATGGTTTCGAAGATCCGGTCCTGGAGGCCCACAAGGCGAAGATCACCTATCCCTTCCCGGGCGGTCCGGAGCAGGGCGAGGCGGTGGACGTCGCCCCCGGGGTGAAGTGGCTGAGGATGCCCCTGGGCGGGTCGCTGGCCTGGATCAATGTCTGGGCGATCCGC
The sequence above is a segment of the Phenylobacterium parvum genome. Coding sequences within it:
- a CDS encoding AMP-binding protein yields the protein MDTALAPLRDPRYAPARLEIEVRPDGTRILFNPTPLDGPFPTVAGPLLHWAERAPARTWLAERSGEGWREVSYSEAAGRIAALAGGLRERGIGGPRPLLILARNGIDHALIKYAAMSQGMPVAPVSPQYGLPGANLSRLAQAVETLNPSAIYTEDAALFGEALAAPFLAGLPVIAGRNARPGDVSLGDLERASPAAPSARPEDHAKYLLTSGSTGRPKAVINLQERMAANAAQVAACFADPDPPVVVNAAPWSHSLGANAILHMVLHRGGTLYIDAGQPVEGRFGDTVRNLREVAPTYHNMVPAGWMMFAGELEADPDLARNFFSRVRLMQYGGANLGQEICDRIQAVAVRTVGERISFSSGYGATETGPTAANVHWPNTRMGLMGLPLPGTTVKLAPLAGKLEFRVKGPQVTTGYLGQPELSAASFDEEGFYRLGDAARLVDPEDIRKGLAFDGRLSENFKLASGTFVNVGELRIAVIGAVGDAVTDAIVCGEGESGVGLLFYPRPGYAPEAVMEAVRTAVAAHNARGGGGAGRVARALVLPDGPDANAGEITDKGYIAQPVARALRAAFIGRMFAGAPDPGVMVFETA
- a CDS encoding acetolactate synthase large subunit; this translates as MNGADALMRTLVENGVTACFANPGTSEMQFVSALDGQPAMRPVLCLFEGVATGAADGYGRMAGTPACTLLHLGPGYGNGLANLHNARRAYTPIVNVVGDHATYHRQYDAPLNSDIPSIVAANSLWVKSADSPDEVAAVTAEAITASHGPPAGPVSLILPADAAWTETSTTFAPASRPGPRAPDGEAVEAAARAIKAAKAPVVLIGGGACLEAGLVQAARLQAAGVRVMADTFVARQPRGAGVFAPARMQYFGEAALEELAGTDLMVFAGTTQPVAFFAYPDRPSVLVPEGCATLSLADRATDAAAALQALADALGAPASGPVQPLKRPASPASGPLTPQACGVAVARHLPEGAILCDDAVTSGGGVAVPCMTTVPHEVLALTGGAIGIGGPMAIGAAVACPDRKVVSLNGDGSAMYTVQSLWTMAREKLDVTVVVFANHSYRILNIEMSRTGAGQAGPSARKLLDLGDPNIDWVSLARGLGVEAVRCETGEAFEAAFASAMSQRGPRFIEAAI